A stretch of Rhinopithecus roxellana isolate Shanxi Qingling chromosome 12, ASM756505v1, whole genome shotgun sequence DNA encodes these proteins:
- the KIAA0754 gene encoding uncharacterized protein KIAA0754 homolog: MGKPLSRPDCLRRNPTCLGKGEEEDGYIEDCYVPQRSIYDTMRINEQIDQGSKLNQTSKSTMEKMEGSTISSNGTLGAASNVFESRAPEGKKLDERIIFDALKLSSDVQKSAPVPPRRRPNAERKDNVNRRSWKSFMPPNFPEFAERIEASLSEVSEAGASDPSLQEKKESSSALTESSGHLDHREPQSESVTLEHVSKSLGIPEVQDVKNLSGDCQDFRFQQHSANPPHEFQPLESETAATSGNTDVMQESRFSSATWPRATKSLAKGGFIEKQHPLGDTACTVEMPPLSPCLSEELLDPELHVLITPSLREKTESELKFEEDERWIMMEAEGEWEEEKLSEREKTFLMADEKNSLADIFEEREQENTAVVEDGSDCLAAVLRTFGHLSLGQICCRDDPQPAKDQLATVPKDIPLDCDCVLTGEDILGEVANRTAQGLEGLVSDSACTVGPVDAEQLSDTDSVQMFLELEKECLCEEGVTPVVELQNQTSSEGLAVSQDAENLLVISHIPGAALEKEQHLGLLHVRAKDYDTGLDCGYFNTLDSSQVPNAVEFIAHVDIMRETSTVSKEECEKVPFNPRTAEFKSTQPADLDSLEKLDPGGLLNSDHRVSHEEKLAGFVASVLAKDNGNLSQGDCSQTEGNGECIERITFSFAFNHELTDVTSGSEVEVLYESNLLTDEIHLESGNVTVNQENNSLTSMGNVVTCELSVEKVCDEDSESKELDYRAMLLEDRTPAHFHGNFPEQVFQDLQRKSPESEVLSLHLLVGEMRLNPDGVETVNNTEPELNVASSEGGEMERRDSGSFLNILPEKQVTEAGTTEAVLEEWRPILQRPSWTAAVPTGEDALDAALPSPEEDISIAAVPAQEGTDGAAAVVPFPHEDILVASVVSLEEEDVIAAAVSAPERATVPAVTVSVPEGTAAVTVVSSPEETAPAVAVAITQESMSAVAGFSPEWTVLAVAVPIAEEDGTPEGPVTSATTVHAPEEPDIAAVRVSTPEESVTPAAAVHTPEEPASPAAAVPTPEESASFAAVVATPEEPTSLVASVPTLAAMMTTLEELTFLAASVPNPEEPASPAAAVPTLEEPTSSAAAVPTPEEPASPVAAVSNLEEPTFQATAVPTPQEPACPAAAVSNLEEPAPEVPAISAASVPTPEVPAIPATAVPPMEEVFPIGVPFLGVSAHTDSVPISEEGTPVLEEASSTGMWIKEDLNSLVFDVKEVTSTVLHVKVPLAATTGLNSDEEEVYIALTCTAF; encoded by the coding sequence GAAGGAAGTACTATATCCAGCAATGGTACATTAGGAGCAGCATCTAATGTTTTTGAATCTAGAGCACCAGAAGGTAAGAAGCTGGATGAGAGGATAATATTTGATGCACTGAAGCTAAGCAGTGATGTGCAGAAATCAGCACCTGTGCCACCCAGAAGGCGGCCAAATGCAGAACGCAAAGACAATGTTAACAGGAGATCGTGGAAGTCCTTCATGCCACCCAACTTCCCAGAATTTGCAGAGAGGATAGAAGCCTCTCTCAGTGAGGTGTCAGAAGCTGGTGCTTCAGATCCTTCCTTGCAAGAGAAGAAGGAGTCCAGTTCTGCATTAACAGAAAGTTCTGGTCATTTGGACCACAGGGAACCTCAGTCAGAGTCAGTAACTCTGGAACATGTGTCCAAATCCCTAGGTATTCCAGAGGTGCAAGATGTAAAAAACTTAAGTGGAGACTGCCAGGACTTTAGATTTCAGCAGCACAGTGCAAACCCTCCCCATGAATTCCAGCCTCTAGAATCAGAAACTGCAGCAACAAGTGGTAACACAGATGTAATGCAGGAATCCAGATTCTCAAGTGCAACCTGGCCGAGGGCCACAAAAAGTTTAGCTAAAGGAGGCTTCATTGAGAAGCAGCACCCCCTTGGGGACACAGCCTGCACTGTGGAAATGCCACCTCTCTCCCCTTGCCTGAGTGAAGAGCTGTTAGATCCAGAATTGCATGTTCTCATAACCCCCAGCctaagagagaaaacagagtctGAGCTAAAGTTTGAGGAGGATGAGCGATGGATCAtgatggaggctgagggagagtgggaggaagagaaaCTGTCAGAGAGGGAAAAGACTTTTCTGATGGCAGATGAGAAGAACAGCCTGGCagatatttttgaagaaagagaacaagaaaacaCAGCAGTGGTGGAGGATGGATCCGATTGCTTAGCTGCTGTCTTGAGGACTTTTGGCCACCTATCTCTTGGTCAGATTTGTTGCCGTGATGACCCACAGCCAGCCAAGGACCAGTTGGCTACTGTTCCCAAGGATATACCCCTGGATTGTGATTGTGTTCTTACAGGTGAGGATATTCTTGGTGAGGTGGCAAACAGAACTGCTCAGGGGCTAGAGGGTCTTGTTTCAGATTCAGCATGTACTGTGGGTCCTGTTGATGCAGAACAGCTCTCTGACACAGACTCAGTGCAGATGTTTCTTGAACTTGAAAAGGAGTGTTTATGTGAAGAAGGAGTAACTCCTGTAGTTGAGCTACAGAATCAAACCTCTTCTGAAGGGCTGGCTGTATCCCAGGATGCAGAAAATTTACTTGTAATTAGTCATATTCCAGGAGCTGCCTTAGAAAAGGAACAGCATTTAGGCCTTTTACATGTAAGGGCAAAAGACTATGATACTGGATTGGATTGTGGATATTTTAATACCCTGGATTCTTCTCAGGTGCCTAATGCTGTGGAATTTATTGCCCACGTTGATATCATGAGAGAGACTTCCACTGTTAGCAAGGAGGAATGTGAAAAAGTGCCTTTTAACCCCAGGACTGCAGAATTTAAGTCCACACAGCCAGCTGATCTGGATTCACTGGAAAAGCTGGACCCAGGGGGACTGCTGAACTCTGATCACAGGGTTTCTCATGAAGAAAAATTAGCAGGCTTCGTTGCTTCTGTACTGGCCAAAGACAATGGCAATTTGTCCCAGGGAGACTGCAGTCAAACTGAGGGGAATGGTGAGTGCATTGAGAGGATCACCTTCAGTTTTGCTTTTAATCATGAACTAACAGATGTTACCTCAGGATCTGAAGTAGAGGTATTATATGAATCAAATTTACTAACAGATGAAATTCATTTGGAAAGTGGGAATGTAACTGTTAATCAAGAAAATAACAGTCTGACGTCGATGGGCAATGTGGTCACTTGTGAATTGTCCGTGGAGAAAGTTTGTGATGAGGACAGTGAGTCAAAAGAGCTGGATTATCGAGCCATGCTTTTGGAGGATCGAACCCCAGCACATTTCCACGGAAACTTCCCAGAGCAGGTCTTCCAGGATCTCCAGAGGAAGTCCCCAGAGTCAGAGGTTTTGAGTCTACACCTGCTGGTTGGAGAAATGAGACTTAATCCAGATGGAGTGGAAACTGTGAATAATACAGAGCCTGAGCTGAATGTGGCATCATCAGAGGGAGGGGAGATGGAAAGGAGAGATTCGGGTTCATTCCTAAATATTCTTCCAGAGAAACAAGTTACTGAGGCTGGTACTACTGAAGCAGTTTTAGAGGAATGGAGACCCATCCTCCAGAGGCCTTCCTGGACGGCTGCAGTGCCCACTGGCGAAGATGCCCTAGATGCTGCACTGCCCAGCCCAGAGGAGGATATCTCAATTGCTGCAGTGCCTGCCCAAGAGGGAACTGATGGAGCTGCTGCTGTAGTGCCCTTCCCACATGAGGACATCCTAGTTGCTTCAGTAGTCTCCTTAGAGGAGGAGGATGTCATAGCTGCTGCAGTATCAGCCCCAGAGAGGGCTACTGTCCCAGCTGTTACAGTGTCTGTCCCTGAAGGGACTGCTGCAGTTACTGTGGTGTCCTCCCCAGAGGAGACTGCTCCAGCTGTTGCAGTGGCCATCACACAGGAGAGTATGTCAGCTGTTGCAGGGTTCTCCCCAGAGTGGACTGTTCTAGCTGTTGCAGTACCCATTGCAGAGGAGGATGGTACACCAGAAGGGCCTGTCACCTCAGCTACCACAGTGCATGCTCCTGAGGAGCCTGATATTGCAGCTGTTAGAGTGTCCACTCCAGAGGAGTCTGTCACCCCGGCTGCTGCAGTGCACACCCCAGAGGAGCCTGCCTCCCCAGCTGCTGCAGTGCCCACCCCAGAGGAATCTGCCTCCTTTGCAGCTGTGGTGGCCACCCCAGAGGAACCCACTTCCCTGGTAGCTTCAGTGCCCACCCTTGCAGCTATGATGACCACCCTAGAGGAACTCACTTTCCTGGCAGCTTCAGTGCCCAACCCAGAGGAGCCcgcctccccagcagctgcagTGCCCACCCTAGAGGAACCCACCTCCTCAGCAGCTGCAGTGCCCACCCCTGAGGAgcctgcctccccagtagctgcagTGTCCAACCTAGAGGAGCCCACCTTCCAAGCAACTGCAGTGCCCACCCCCCAGGAGCCTGCCTGCCCAGCAGCTGCAGTGTCCAACCTAGAGGAGCCCGCCCCAGAGGTGCCTGCCATCTCTGCTGCTTCAGTGCCCACCCCAGAGgtgcctgccatcccagctactGCAGTGCCTCCTATGGAGGAAGTTTTCCCCATTGGTGTGCCCTTCCTGGGAGTTTCTGCCCACACTGACTCAGTGCCTATTTCAGAAGAAGGAACTCCTGTTCTAGAGGAGGCTTCCTCCACTGGAATGTGGATCAAGGAGGACCTTAATTCTCTAGTATTTGACGTAAAAGAGGTGACCAGCACAGTGCTACATGTGAAAGTGCCGCTGGCTGCAACCACTGGATTAAATTCAGATGAG